In one Lolium rigidum isolate FL_2022 chromosome 3, APGP_CSIRO_Lrig_0.1, whole genome shotgun sequence genomic region, the following are encoded:
- the LOC124696132 gene encoding G-type lectin S-receptor-like serine/threonine-protein kinase At1g11410, which yields MALWSGVGQAASMAQLAGVDAYGLINMIVEAVQTVKRNRETCQLLARRVKMIGDLLQQLESTQLMQHHETRNPVEQLEETLRHTYMLITSSQDSGYLYSCFMGGKQADKLREVQNDITFYLQLFPLVSFVDTSRTFEQLLNRARPLGTQYYIRLRREALQATELEDPETYLPSKFEEDQETSKVKNMEELANLFGVEKGAGLSYFSLSQILAATDNLSWRNMVGHGGFGYTYKGKLLNGLEIAVKRHEISSYQGPAEFRAEIEIIQNLRHKNIITLLGYCVQQEEKILVYEYMPNKSLACIIADESKRKFLNWSKRLQIIKGIADGILYLHVHSQMCIVHKDLKASNILLDREMNAKISDFGLARKLTPSMTAEVLVCGTYAYADPEYVATGMISDKTDVYSFGVVLLEIIAGKLSRFYMQSASLGSLPDYARRHRKKLHKLMDPLLAAKKNEKAQIMECIKIALMCVHHRVEDRPSMSEVVVMLCSIKCAR from the exons ATGGCGCTATGGAGCGGCGTGGGTCAGGCGGCGAGCATGGCGCAGCTCGCCGGGGTGGATGCGTATGGGCTCATCAACATGATCGTGGAGGCTGTGCAGACTGTTAAAAGGAACCGGGAGACCTGCCAGCTGCTAGCGCGGCGCGTGAAGATGATTGGGGACCTTCTGCAGCAGCTCGAAAGCACGCAGCTGATGCAGCACCACGAGACGAGGAACCCCGTGGAGCAGCTGGAGGAGACCCTCCGCCATACATACATGCTCATCACATCCTCTCAGGACAGCGGCTACCTATACAGCTGCTTCATGGGGGGCAAGCAGGCTGACAAGCTCCGTGAGGTGCAGAACGATATCACCTTCTACCTCCAGCTCTTCCCCCTTGTCAGCTTCGTCGACACCAGCCGTACCTTTGAGCAGCTTCTGAACAGAGCCCGCCCTTTAGGCACACAG TACTACATCAGGCTCAGAAGGGAGGCCCTCCAGGCAACTGAATTAGAAGATCCGGAAACTTATCTTCCTTCAAAATTTGAGGAGGATCAAGAAACAA GTAAAGTTAAGAATATGGAAGAATTGGCAAATCTCTTCGGTGTTGAAAAAGGAGCAGGGTTGTCATATTTTAGTTTATCTCAGATACTGGCTGCTACTGACAATTTATCATGGAGAAACATGGTTGGACATGGTGGATTTGGCTATACTTACAAG GGCAAACTTCTTAATGGTCTTGAGATTGCTGTCAAAagacatgagatatcttcatatcAAGGTCCAGCAGAGTTCAGAGCCGAGATTGAAATCATTCAAAATCTTCGACATAAAAATATAATCACGCTACTTGGCTATTGTGTTCAGCAAGAAGAAAAGATACTTGTCTATGAATATATGCCAAATAAAAGCTTGGCGTGTATCATTGCTG ATGAATCAAAAAGAAAATTTCTTAATTGGTCTAAGCGTCTTCAAATAATAAAAGGGATAGCGGATGGTATTCTCTATCTGCATGTGCATTCTCAGATGTGCATTGTGCACAAGGATTTAAAAGCAAGTAATATCCTGTTGGACCGTGAAATGAACGCTAAAATTTCTGATTTTGGTCTGGCTAGAAAATTAACTCCAAGTATGACTGCAGAAGTGCTCGTTTGTGGCACATA TGCCTATGCAGATCCTGAATATGTTGCTACTGGAATGATATCGGACAAGACAGATGTATACAGCTTTGGCGTTGTACTTCTTGAGATTATAGCTGGAAAGTTGTCTCGGTTTTATATGCAGAGCGCATCTCTAGGATCTCTTCCTGATTAT GCACGCAGGCATCGAAAGAAGTTGCACAAGCTTATGGATCCGTTATTAGCTGCTAAGAAGAATGAGAAAGCACAGATTATGGAATGCATTAAGATAGCGCTGATGTGCGTTCACCATCGTGTCGAAGATCGGCCCTCTATGTCGGAAGTTGTTGTCATGCTTTGCAGCATCAAGTGTGCCAGATGA
- the LOC124703096 gene encoding cell number regulator 13-like, whose protein sequence is MALVGQAAMVAQFAGVDAYGLIKMIAEAAQTVRRNRATCLQLARRAKMIGDLLHQLHSAQLMQQPETRNPVEQLEETLRRALLLVRSCQGRGYLYRCFMGSRHADELREVQGEITFYLQLFPLVSYVDTTLTWVRLLNKGAPEPSCKEARVVRPYFVPSLFLSPDEWCLVVIQEVYFRTVYTRFTSSSLLVKVVISTNPCAELWHLYAGVNCSATD, encoded by the exons ATGGCTCTAGTTGGTCAGGCTGCCATGGTTGCGCAGTTTGCAGGAGTCGATGCCTACGGGCTCATCAAGATGATCGCTGAGGCAGCGCAGACGGTGCGCAGAAACAGAGCCACCTGCCTGCAGCTCGCTCGGCGTGCCAAGATGATCGGCGATCTCCTGCACCAGCTCCACTCGGCGCAGCTGATGCAGCAGCCGGAGACGAGGAACCCGGTGGAGCAGCTGGAGGAGACGCTCCGGCGTGCGCTGCTGCTCGTCAGGTCCTGCCAGGGCCGCGGATACCTGTACCGGTGCTTCATGGGGTCGCGGCACGCCGATGAGCTCCGCGAGGTGCAGGGTGAGATCACCTTCTACCTCCAGCTTTTTCCTCTCGTCAGCTACGTGGACACAACCCTCACCTGGGTGAGGCTCTTGAACAAAGGTGCTCCTGAACCTTCATGCAAAGAG GCACGTGTGGTAAGACCATATTTTGTGCCATCCCTGTTCCTCTCGCCGGATGAGTGGTGCTTGGTAGTTATCCAGGAAGTATATTTTCGCACAGTATACACACGGTTTACATCATCTTCTCTTCTTGTAAAAGTTGTAATATCTACTAATCCGTGTGCGGAACTTTGGCATCTATATGCAGGAGTTAACTGTTCTGCAACTGACTAA